A genomic window from Leptolyngbya sp. BL0902 includes:
- the tgt gene encoding tRNA guanosine(34) transglycosylase Tgt — translation MSSHFSYHCEANCSHTHARAGTFHTPHGPVQTPRFMPVGTLANVKTVTPDQLATTGAQMVLSNTYHLHLQPGEDIVAEAGGLHRFMGWSGPMLTDSGGFQVFSLSQIRTITEDGVTFKSPKDGRTIHLRPETSIEIQNTLGADVIMAFDECPPYPCSREAVQAATERTGRWLKRCIVAHQRPDQALFGIVQGGVYPDLRRQAALELAELDLPGYAIGGVSVGEPPELIETIVQATAPCLPQNKPRYLMGVGTYREMAQAIAAGVDLFDCVIPTRLARHGAALVDGERWNLKNQRFRRDYTPLDATCPCYTCQTFTRAYLCHLIHAKEMLAFTLISIHNITELIRFTQRIREAILADRFAEEFAPWLTPNPTTGAESSA, via the coding sequence TTGTCCTCCCATTTTTCCTACCACTGCGAAGCAAACTGTAGCCACACCCACGCCAGGGCGGGCACCTTCCATACCCCCCACGGCCCGGTGCAAACGCCTCGGTTTATGCCCGTGGGCACCCTGGCCAACGTGAAGACCGTTACCCCCGACCAACTGGCCACCACCGGGGCGCAGATGGTGCTGTCCAACACCTACCACCTGCACCTGCAACCGGGGGAGGATATCGTAGCCGAGGCCGGAGGGCTACACCGCTTCATGGGCTGGAGCGGCCCCATGCTGACGGATTCTGGCGGGTTCCAGGTCTTCAGCCTCAGCCAAATTCGCACCATCACCGAGGACGGCGTCACCTTTAAATCCCCTAAGGATGGCCGCACCATTCACCTGCGGCCCGAAACCTCCATCGAGATCCAAAACACCCTGGGGGCCGATGTGATCATGGCCTTTGATGAATGCCCCCCCTACCCGTGCAGTCGGGAGGCGGTGCAGGCCGCTACGGAGCGCACCGGACGCTGGCTGAAGCGGTGCATCGTCGCCCATCAGCGGCCTGATCAAGCCCTGTTTGGCATTGTGCAGGGGGGTGTCTATCCCGATCTGCGGCGGCAGGCGGCCCTGGAATTGGCGGAACTGGATCTACCGGGCTATGCCATTGGCGGCGTCAGCGTGGGGGAACCGCCGGAACTGATTGAAACCATCGTCCAGGCCACCGCGCCCTGCCTGCCGCAGAACAAACCCCGCTACCTGATGGGGGTAGGCACCTACCGCGAAATGGCCCAGGCCATCGCCGCCGGGGTGGATTTGTTCGACTGCGTGATTCCCACCCGCCTCGCCCGCCACGGTGCGGCCCTGGTGGATGGCGAACGCTGGAACTTGAAAAACCAACGATTCCGCCGCGACTACACCCCCCTCGATGCCACCTGCCCCTGCTACACCTGCCAAACCTTCACCCGCGCCTACCTCTGCCACCTGATCCACGCCAAGGAAATGCTGGCGTTTACGCTCATTTCCATCCACAACATTACAGAACTGATCCGCTTCACCCAGCGGATTCGGGAGGCCATTCTGGCGGATCGCTTCGCCGAAGAATTCGCCCCCTGGTTGACCCCCAATCCGACCACGGGAGCGGAATCATCCGCTTAG
- the prfC gene encoding peptide chain release factor 3 gives MTQAAALPASEIAKAVEQRRNFAIISHPDAGKTTLTEKLLLYGGAIQEAGAVKAKRAQRSATSDWMELEQQRGISITSTVLQFAYGGYTINLLDTPGHQDFSEDTYRTLAAADNAVMLEDAAKGLEPQTLKLFEVCRMRSLPIFTFFNKMDRPAREPLELLDEIEQRLDLQTYAVNWPIGMGERFKGVFDRRTRQIHLFERTAHGSRAAKDTVIELGDPRLEDLLGQDLYDQFKEELEVIEELGPELDLEAVHAGQMTPVFFGSAMTNFGVQLFLDAFLDYALPPSPRDSTIGEVPPTHEEFSGFVFKLQANMDPKHRDRIAFVRVCSGKFEKDMVVNHARSGKTVRLSHPQKLFAQGRESLEEAYPGDVIGLNNPGVFAIGDTIYQGQRLEYEGIPCFSPEIFAYLKNPNPSKYKQFQKGVMELREEGAVQIMFSADESKRDPILAAVGQLQFEVVQFRMKNEYNVDTTLELLPYSVARWVEGGWEALEKAGRLFNTVVVKDSWERPVLLFRNEWNCQQIAGDHPELKLSTIAPVSSGKEPASL, from the coding sequence ATGACCCAAGCCGCTGCTCTTCCTGCCTCTGAAATTGCCAAAGCCGTGGAGCAACGGCGCAATTTTGCCATCATTTCCCACCCCGACGCCGGGAAAACCACGCTGACGGAAAAGCTGCTGCTGTACGGGGGTGCGATCCAAGAGGCGGGGGCGGTGAAGGCCAAACGGGCCCAGCGCAGCGCTACGTCGGACTGGATGGAACTGGAGCAACAGCGGGGGATTTCCATTACCTCCACGGTGTTGCAGTTTGCCTACGGCGGCTACACCATCAATTTGCTGGATACCCCCGGCCACCAAGACTTTAGCGAAGACACCTACCGCACCCTGGCGGCGGCGGACAATGCGGTGATGCTGGAGGATGCGGCCAAGGGTCTGGAGCCCCAAACCCTGAAGTTGTTTGAGGTGTGCCGGATGCGGTCGCTGCCGATTTTCACCTTCTTCAACAAGATGGATCGGCCCGCCCGTGAGCCATTGGAACTGCTGGACGAAATTGAGCAGCGGCTGGATTTGCAGACCTACGCCGTCAACTGGCCCATTGGCATGGGAGAACGGTTTAAGGGCGTGTTCGACCGTCGCACTCGCCAAATTCACCTGTTTGAGCGCACCGCCCACGGTAGCCGCGCCGCCAAGGACACGGTGATTGAGCTGGGTGATCCGCGCCTAGAAGACCTCCTAGGGCAGGATTTGTATGACCAGTTCAAGGAAGAACTGGAAGTGATTGAAGAACTGGGGCCGGAGCTAGATTTGGAGGCCGTCCACGCCGGACAAATGACCCCGGTCTTCTTCGGCAGCGCCATGACCAACTTTGGCGTTCAGCTCTTTTTAGACGCCTTTTTGGACTACGCTCTCCCCCCCTCCCCCCGCGACAGCACCATCGGCGAAGTGCCCCCCACCCACGAGGAATTTTCCGGCTTTGTGTTCAAACTCCAGGCCAATATGGATCCCAAACACCGCGACCGGATCGCCTTTGTGCGGGTCTGTTCCGGCAAGTTTGAGAAGGACATGGTGGTCAACCACGCCCGATCTGGCAAAACCGTGCGCCTATCTCACCCCCAAAAGCTGTTTGCCCAGGGGCGAGAATCCTTGGAAGAAGCCTATCCCGGCGATGTGATTGGCCTGAATAACCCCGGCGTCTTTGCCATTGGCGACACCATTTACCAGGGCCAGCGCCTAGAGTACGAAGGCATCCCCTGCTTTTCGCCGGAAATTTTCGCCTACCTGAAAAACCCCAACCCCTCCAAATACAAGCAGTTTCAAAAGGGCGTGATGGAACTGCGGGAAGAGGGGGCGGTGCAAATCATGTTCTCCGCCGACGAATCTAAGCGAGATCCAATCCTGGCGGCGGTGGGCCAGCTTCAGTTTGAGGTGGTGCAGTTCCGCATGAAAAACGAGTACAACGTCGATACCACCCTGGAACTGCTGCCCTACTCCGTAGCCCGCTGGGTAGAAGGCGGCTGGGAAGCCCTGGAAAAGGCCGGACGCCTGTTCAATACCGTGGTAGTGAAGGATAGCTGGGAACGTCCGGTGCTGCTGTTCCGCAACGAGTGGAACTGTCAGCAAATTGCAGGCGATCACCCCGAACTCAAGCTCAGCACCATCGCCCCCGTGTCCTCCGGCAAGGAACCCGCCAGCCTGTAG
- a CDS encoding GNAT family N-acetyltransferase — translation MSYPPTPQLTATWVRQIEEVPQAEWDRLALPLATPFLEWTWLHHMERSGSAVANAGWQPCHLTLWRGKTLVGAAPMYLKGHSYGEFVFDHQWADLADRLGVNYYPKLLGMSPFTPAEGYRFLIAPEEDEAMVTRAMVEAIDGFCVRNDISGCHFLYVDPEWRERMANLGFSQWLHHSYVWQNQGFQSFDDYLDIFNANQRRNIKRERKSVTTAGLRMEAITGDAITHALCNRMYDYYADTCDKFGWWGSKYLTRKFFNLIHHDYRHRMVLFAAFSDDDDDPVGMSFCLTKGDRLYGRYWGSKVELNNLHFNACYYAPIEWGIANGIQMFDPGAGGRHKKRRGFPATPNHSLHRFYEPRLQALLVRYIQEVNALEQREMDAINADLPLKGR, via the coding sequence ATGAGCTATCCCCCCACGCCCCAACTCACGGCCACCTGGGTGCGACAGATTGAGGAAGTGCCCCAGGCGGAGTGGGATCGCTTGGCGCTGCCCCTGGCCACACCGTTTTTAGAATGGACTTGGCTGCACCATATGGAGCGGTCGGGCAGTGCAGTGGCCAATGCCGGATGGCAACCCTGTCACCTCACGCTGTGGCGGGGCAAAACCCTGGTGGGGGCCGCGCCCATGTACCTCAAGGGCCACAGCTACGGCGAGTTTGTGTTTGACCATCAGTGGGCCGACTTGGCGGATCGGCTGGGGGTGAACTACTACCCCAAACTGCTGGGGATGTCGCCCTTCACCCCGGCGGAGGGCTACCGTTTTTTGATCGCCCCGGAGGAGGATGAGGCGATGGTCACGCGGGCCATGGTGGAGGCCATCGACGGCTTTTGCGTCCGCAACGATATTTCCGGCTGTCACTTTCTGTACGTGGATCCAGAATGGCGGGAGCGGATGGCCAACTTGGGCTTTTCCCAATGGCTGCACCACAGCTATGTCTGGCAAAACCAAGGCTTTCAAAGCTTTGACGATTATTTGGATATCTTCAATGCCAACCAGCGGCGCAACATCAAGCGAGAGCGCAAATCCGTGACCACGGCGGGCCTGCGGATGGAGGCCATCACCGGAGACGCCATCACCCACGCCCTCTGCAACCGCATGTACGACTACTACGCCGACACCTGCGACAAGTTTGGCTGGTGGGGCAGCAAGTATCTCACCCGCAAGTTTTTTAACCTGATCCATCACGATTACCGTCACCGCATGGTGCTGTTTGCGGCCTTTAGCGACGATGACGACGACCCCGTGGGGATGTCCTTTTGCCTGACCAAGGGAGATCGTCTCTACGGTCGCTACTGGGGATCCAAGGTGGAACTCAACAACCTCCATTTCAACGCCTGCTACTATGCGCCCATCGAGTGGGGCATTGCCAACGGCATCCAAATGTTTGACCCCGGTGCGGGCGGACGCCACAAAAAACGACGCGGATTTCCGGCCACGCCCAACCACAGCCTGCACCGCTTCTACGAACCCCGCCTCCAAGCCCTGCTGGTGCGCTACATCCAAGAAGTGAACGCCCTAGAACAACGAGAAATGGACGCCATCAACGCCGACCTCCCTCTCAAAGGACGCTAG